One region of Haladaptatus cibarius D43 genomic DNA includes:
- a CDS encoding acyltransferase, producing MSKRIHSIDTLRAVAIFFIVIAHVQPFRGFGTYGNYVFFVIDTIGQFDVAFFFLTSGYFLAKTATADTVTSTVVGSVRKLGSIYVFGRLLSVTAVIGLALFQGVPVVTALVNRGIENISAIDLLYFGSALAVPLWFLTALIYSLVFVACFVKFRKTRYLLPVAALFHVVGLIGMNYGMLANVPFRTRDALFFGFFYVALGYHISSMDWTPKESRSHIYFAAVCFFAVAQLVEQYAIGYIIRDNVLRSEIHSTGYTISTIFFVLALFAYVLSKPQWGKNTILPKIGRHALGIYLLHVPVMRLLRTMNRVWRPEIGIDLTSTLLWQLGLTPLVYVLSLGVYLLMAKMHVIELGGSHTPWLSRLWSHGRGLVWGRNPNDN from the coding sequence ATGAGTAAGCGAATCCATAGCATAGATACCCTGCGAGCAGTTGCGATATTTTTCATCGTCATAGCACACGTACAACCGTTTCGCGGTTTCGGAACGTACGGGAACTACGTCTTTTTCGTGATAGACACAATCGGTCAGTTCGACGTTGCGTTCTTTTTCCTCACGTCCGGATACTTCCTCGCAAAGACGGCGACTGCTGACACCGTCACATCGACCGTCGTCGGTTCTGTCCGCAAACTCGGTTCGATTTACGTGTTCGGGAGACTCCTCTCCGTGACGGCAGTCATCGGTCTTGCGCTATTCCAAGGTGTTCCCGTAGTGACTGCCCTCGTCAACCGTGGCATCGAAAACATCTCTGCGATCGACCTCCTGTACTTTGGAAGCGCGCTTGCCGTTCCACTGTGGTTCCTGACAGCATTGATTTACTCCCTCGTTTTCGTCGCTTGCTTCGTCAAGTTCAGGAAAACCCGCTATCTACTGCCCGTTGCCGCGCTTTTCCACGTCGTCGGTCTTATCGGCATGAATTACGGAATGCTCGCTAACGTACCGTTTCGAACGCGGGATGCTCTCTTCTTCGGATTCTTCTACGTCGCGCTTGGATACCACATCAGTTCGATGGACTGGACGCCGAAGGAGAGTCGCAGTCACATCTATTTTGCGGCGGTCTGTTTCTTCGCAGTGGCCCAACTAGTCGAGCAGTACGCGATTGGCTATATCATCCGTGATAACGTTCTTCGCTCCGAAATCCACTCGACGGGGTACACCATTTCGACGATATTCTTCGTTCTCGCGCTTTTCGCATACGTGCTTTCGAAGCCACAGTGGGGCAAGAATACGATTCTCCCGAAAATAGGGCGGCACGCCCTCGGCATATATCTGCTTCACGTTCCGGTAATGCGTCTCCTCCGGACGATGAACAGAGTTTGGCGTCCCGAGATTGGGATTGACCTCACGTCGACGCTTCTCTGGCAGTTGGGCTTGACGCCACTCGTCTACGTTCTTTCGCTGGGAGTCTATCTCCTCATGGCGAAGATGCACGTCATCGAACTTGGCGGCAGTCATACGCCGTGGCTAAGCCGTCTCTGGTCACACGGTCGAGGTTTAGTATGGGGAAGAAATCCGAACGACAACTGA
- a CDS encoding alpha/beta hydrolase — protein sequence MQSNKVVVPGARDVRATLDVPEGETDTIVVACPPHPQFNGNRRDNRLVVLGEYLTDHGIACLRFDYGDWDEGYGEREDARNAIRWARERYGSVGIFGFSFGGGVAALAGADEAVDVIGLLAPASRLTDDLDAVEVLDGIAVPLKILYATRDDTANWEPIVERAEELGFETEAFSADHFFVGQEKKVARRLGEFFVGQF from the coding sequence ATGCAGTCGAACAAAGTCGTCGTCCCCGGTGCGCGGGACGTTCGGGCCACCTTGGACGTGCCGGAGGGCGAAACCGATACGATTGTAGTCGCCTGTCCGCCCCATCCGCAGTTCAACGGGAATCGGCGCGACAACCGACTCGTGGTCCTCGGCGAATATCTTACTGACCACGGAATCGCCTGCCTGCGCTTCGATTACGGAGATTGGGACGAAGGCTACGGCGAGCGCGAGGACGCCCGGAACGCGATTCGGTGGGCGAGGGAGCGGTACGGTTCAGTTGGAATTTTTGGGTTCAGTTTCGGCGGCGGAGTTGCGGCACTTGCAGGGGCAGATGAAGCGGTGGATGTGATTGGACTGCTCGCGCCCGCGTCTCGGTTGACGGACGATTTGGACGCGGTGGAGGTTTTGGATGGGATTGCGGTTCCATTGAAGATTCTGTACGCGACTCGGGACGACACCGCGAACTGGGAACCCATCGTGGAGCGCGCAGAGGAGTTAGGCTTCGAGACGGAGGCGTTCAGCGCCGACCATTTCTTTGTTGGGCAAGAGAAGAAGGTTGCGAGGCGGTTGGGCGAGTTCTTCGTTGGACAGTTCTAA
- a CDS encoding PspA/IM30 family protein, whose product MGVLSRMSYVIRSKINAVLNRAEDPTETLDYSYEQMRDELQDVKKGIADLTTQKKRLEIQKRNLEENVEKHNSQAREAVKQGREDLARKALEKKKQKMNQIEDLEGQIAQLQNTQDNLVEKKDTLQNRIEEFRTKKESMKARYEAAEANSRVSEAMTGVGDEMEDVSRSIENAEQQTEEMEARAEAMDELHDTGAFDDALSDKDQLDRELEEMRTGGEVDSELDTLKAEMGVEDEPEPEPEAETETTTNSGEEDIDLADLEAEVSADETETETEVETEQATEENNS is encoded by the coding sequence ATGGGAGTACTTTCACGCATGTCGTACGTCATCCGCTCGAAAATAAATGCCGTCCTCAACCGGGCTGAAGACCCGACCGAGACGCTCGACTACTCCTACGAGCAGATGCGAGACGAACTGCAGGACGTGAAGAAGGGCATCGCCGACCTGACCACCCAGAAAAAGCGCCTCGAAATTCAGAAGCGAAACCTCGAAGAGAACGTCGAGAAGCACAACTCGCAGGCGCGGGAGGCTGTAAAGCAGGGACGCGAGGATTTAGCCCGGAAAGCGCTTGAGAAGAAAAAGCAGAAGATGAACCAAATCGAGGATTTGGAGGGCCAAATCGCACAACTCCAGAACACGCAGGACAACCTCGTGGAGAAAAAGGACACGCTCCAAAACCGCATCGAGGAGTTCCGCACGAAAAAAGAGAGCATGAAAGCGCGCTACGAGGCCGCCGAAGCGAACAGTCGCGTCTCGGAGGCCATGACGGGCGTCGGCGACGAGATGGAAGACGTTTCGCGCTCCATCGAGAACGCAGAACAACAGACCGAGGAGATGGAAGCGCGCGCAGAAGCGATGGACGAACTCCACGACACGGGTGCGTTCGACGACGCGCTCTCGGACAAAGACCAACTCGACCGCGAACTCGAAGAGATGCGAACCGGCGGAGAAGTCGATTCAGAACTCGACACCCTGAAAGCCGAGATGGGAGTCGAGGACGAACCGGAGCCGGAACCGGAAGCCGAGACAGAAACGACGACAAATTCCGGCGAGGAGGACATCGACCTTGCAGACCTCGAGGCGGAAGTCTCGGCCGACGAAACCGAAACTGAAACTGAAGTCGAAACCGAACAGGCCACTGAGGAGAACAACTCGTAA
- the thrS gene encoding threonine--tRNA ligase produces MSEIVVTLPDGSELQMEDGSTVEDVAYEIGPGLGKDAVAGVVDGELVDKATPLSEDCRLVIVTDQSDEYVDVLRHSASHVFAQALQRLHPEAKLAIGPWTDEGFYYDISGVELDSDDLAEIEDEAHDIIEEDLDIERVEKSREEAFDLYEDNEYKQDVLDTEAADEDPLSFYEQGEFVDLCKGPHVESTGEIGGFTILETSAAYWRGDEENDTLTRVYGTAFASEGDLHDYLERMEEAEERDHRKLGREMDLFSIDETTGPGLPLYHPSGKTILRELSDFAGELNREAGYDEVETPHLFRTELWKKSGHYDNYVDDMFLLDVNDEEYGLKPMNCPGHATIFDQDTWSYRDLPVRYFENGKVYRKEQRGELSGLSRVWSFTIDDGHLFVRPDQIEREIRQVMDLIFEVIETFDLDVEVALATRPEKSVGSDELWEHAEEQLESVLESSSMDYDIEPGDGAFYGPKIDFGFEDALGRVWDGPTVQLDFNMPERFDLEYVTEDNERERPVMIHRALYGSYERFFMVLIEHFNGKFPLWLSPEQVRILPVSDDNLGYAHRIKNELGDFRVEVEDRSWTVGRKIQQAHDDRVPYMIVVGGDEEEAGTISVRDRKEREEKDVSLESFREHLEAEREEKRTEINFLD; encoded by the coding sequence ATGAGCGAAATCGTCGTCACGCTTCCGGATGGCTCCGAACTCCAGATGGAGGACGGGTCAACCGTAGAAGACGTGGCCTACGAAATCGGCCCCGGACTCGGCAAGGACGCGGTCGCAGGTGTCGTTGACGGAGAACTCGTTGACAAGGCAACGCCCCTTTCCGAGGACTGCCGACTCGTCATCGTCACCGACCAGAGCGACGAGTACGTTGATGTGCTCCGTCACTCCGCGTCCCACGTCTTCGCACAAGCCCTCCAGCGACTCCACCCCGAAGCGAAACTCGCAATCGGCCCGTGGACGGACGAGGGATTCTACTACGACATCTCCGGCGTCGAACTCGACAGCGACGACCTCGCGGAAATCGAAGACGAGGCACACGACATCATCGAGGAAGACTTAGACATCGAGCGCGTCGAAAAATCCCGCGAAGAAGCGTTCGACCTGTACGAGGACAACGAGTACAAACAGGACGTTTTGGACACCGAAGCGGCGGACGAAGACCCGCTTTCGTTCTACGAGCAGGGCGAGTTCGTAGACCTCTGTAAAGGCCCGCACGTCGAATCGACGGGCGAAATCGGCGGCTTCACGATTCTCGAAACCTCGGCGGCCTACTGGCGCGGCGACGAGGAAAACGACACGCTGACTCGCGTGTACGGCACCGCGTTCGCCAGCGAGGGCGACCTTCATGACTATCTGGAGCGCATGGAGGAAGCAGAAGAGCGCGACCACCGCAAACTCGGACGCGAGATGGACTTGTTCTCGATTGACGAGACGACTGGGCCGGGTCTGCCACTGTACCACCCGAGCGGAAAGACGATTCTGCGGGAACTCTCCGACTTCGCGGGCGAACTGAACCGTGAGGCAGGCTACGACGAAGTCGAAACGCCCCATCTGTTCCGCACCGAACTGTGGAAGAAATCGGGCCACTACGACAACTACGTTGACGACATGTTCCTCCTCGACGTGAACGATGAGGAGTACGGCCTCAAACCGATGAACTGCCCCGGCCACGCGACCATCTTCGACCAAGATACGTGGAGTTACCGCGACCTGCCGGTTCGGTACTTCGAGAACGGGAAAGTCTACCGCAAAGAACAGCGCGGGGAGCTTTCCGGCCTCTCGCGCGTCTGGTCGTTCACCATCGACGACGGCCACCTGTTCGTTCGCCCCGACCAAATCGAGCGCGAGATTCGACAGGTCATGGACCTCATCTTCGAGGTCATCGAGACGTTCGATTTGGACGTGGAAGTCGCGCTGGCGACCCGCCCGGAAAAATCGGTCGGAAGCGACGAACTCTGGGAGCACGCGGAGGAACAACTCGAATCCGTCCTCGAATCCTCCTCGATGGACTACGACATCGAACCCGGCGACGGCGCGTTCTACGGCCCGAAAATCGACTTCGGCTTCGAGGACGCCCTTGGGCGCGTCTGGGACGGCCCGACGGTGCAACTCGACTTCAACATGCCCGAGCGATTCGACTTGGAGTACGTCACCGAGGACAACGAGCGCGAGCGCCCGGTGATGATTCACCGCGCCCTGTACGGAAGCTACGAGCGCTTCTTCATGGTGCTCATCGAGCACTTCAACGGGAAGTTCCCGCTCTGGCTCTCGCCCGAACAGGTTCGCATCCTCCCCGTCAGCGACGACAACCTCGGTTACGCCCACCGCATCAAAAACGAACTCGGCGACTTCCGCGTCGAAGTCGAAGACCGCTCGTGGACGGTCGGACGCAAGATTCAGCAGGCCCACGACGACCGCGTGCCGTACATGATTGTAGTCGGTGGTGACGAGGAAGAGGCAGGCACGATTTCGGTTCGTGACCGCAAAGAGCGCGAAGAGAAGGACGTGTCGTTGGAATCGTTCCGCGAGCATCTGGAAGCGGAGCGTGAGGAAAAGCGGACGGAAATCAACTTCCTCGACTGA
- a CDS encoding PRC-barrel domain containing protein, protein MRRLPAKEDESKPVFNVDDEKVGIVTEIKDGTAYVDPHPSLLTEYKMLLGWKDDSKEIYPLPKEAIAEITDKEVRLQTRDSEHEDD, encoded by the coding sequence ATGCGACGACTGCCAGCAAAAGAAGACGAAAGCAAACCGGTGTTCAACGTGGACGACGAAAAGGTCGGTATCGTCACGGAGATCAAAGACGGCACCGCCTACGTTGACCCGCATCCGAGCCTCCTGACCGAATACAAGATGCTTCTCGGGTGGAAAGACGACTCGAAGGAAATCTACCCGCTTCCGAAAGAGGCAATCGCGGAAATAACGGACAAGGAGGTTCGTCTGCAAACCCGCGATTCGGAACACGAAGACGACTGA
- a CDS encoding M14 family metallopeptidase, producing the protein MHVETVGDGTPELAVVACLHGNELCGKTAIERVLAENHDFRRPVRFVVANEAAIEKNVRSIDEDLNRAFPGDSGGKPHESRLAAELLPQVRDCSVLDLHSTRSHPDPFALVAQVNERTTRLARATGTPRVVDVSYIAGGLIDYVDGVAVECGLRGSERADRNAERVLRNFLGEMGAVDTLSDAGDPELYRIFDVVEGGDYEFVGENFVRVEVGETFARKNGEERRAERAFYPVLMSTDGYENILGFQAERVGKL; encoded by the coding sequence ATGCACGTCGAAACCGTCGGCGACGGGACGCCGGAACTCGCCGTGGTCGCGTGCCTCCACGGAAATGAACTGTGTGGAAAAACGGCAATCGAGCGCGTGCTGGCCGAAAACCACGATTTTCGAAGACCGGTTCGGTTCGTCGTGGCCAACGAGGCGGCAATCGAGAAAAACGTCCGCAGCATCGACGAAGACCTGAATCGTGCCTTTCCGGGCGACTCTGGTGGAAAACCCCACGAATCCAGACTCGCAGCGGAACTCCTTCCGCAAGTCCGCGATTGTTCCGTTCTCGACCTCCATTCGACGCGCTCGCATCCCGACCCCTTCGCGTTGGTCGCGCAGGTGAACGAGCGAACGACCAGACTCGCTCGTGCAACAGGTACGCCCCGCGTGGTCGATGTCAGCTACATCGCTGGCGGTCTCATCGACTACGTTGATGGAGTGGCAGTCGAATGCGGACTACGGGGAAGCGAGCGAGCAGACCGAAACGCAGAGCGCGTCCTCCGCAATTTTCTGGGAGAGATGGGCGCAGTCGATACGCTGTCGGACGCGGGCGACCCCGAACTGTATCGGATTTTCGACGTCGTCGAAGGCGGCGACTACGAGTTCGTCGGGGAGAACTTCGTCCGCGTGGAAGTGGGCGAGACGTTCGCCAGAAAGAACGGCGAGGAACGCCGCGCAGAACGGGCGTTTTATCCGGTGTTGATGTCCACGGACGGGTATGAGAATATTCTCGGGTTTCAGGCCGAACGGGTCGGCAAACTCTGA
- a CDS encoding dipeptide epimerase has translation MSLSTEYERLSLPLEHAFTISRSTQTTADNVVVRIEDDEGNVGVGGAAPSKHYGETADTVETVMPDLLNVVESVDDPHALAQIEREMKEVVNRNPAARCAVSIALHDLVAKRGDLPLYRYWGLDPENTLETSFTIGIDTTEVMREKTAEAVEAGYNTLKVKVGTDRDGEIVGAIRDEAPNATIRVDANQAWSPREAVRKIEVLAEYDVEFVEQPIPAENPDGMRFVRERSALPIAADESCITLEDIPRIAGQADIANLKLMKCGGLREAMRMIHTAKAHGMEVMLGCMIESNASIAAACHLAPLLDYADLDGSLLLAEDEYEGVPMPDGRISLETGQPGTGVQKQ, from the coding sequence ATGAGCCTCTCGACCGAATACGAACGGCTCTCGCTTCCGCTCGAACACGCCTTCACGATTTCCCGGAGTACCCAGACGACTGCCGACAACGTCGTCGTCCGAATCGAGGACGACGAGGGGAATGTCGGCGTCGGCGGGGCCGCACCCTCCAAGCATTACGGCGAGACGGCGGACACCGTGGAGACCGTCATGCCCGACCTCCTAAACGTCGTGGAATCGGTGGACGACCCCCACGCGCTCGCCCAAATCGAACGGGAGATGAAGGAAGTGGTAAATCGAAATCCCGCCGCTCGCTGTGCGGTGAGCATCGCGCTCCACGACCTCGTGGCGAAGCGGGGCGACCTGCCGCTGTATCGCTACTGGGGACTCGACCCGGAGAACACGCTCGAAACCTCGTTCACCATCGGCATCGACACGACCGAAGTCATGCGCGAGAAAACGGCGGAAGCGGTCGAAGCCGGATACAACACGCTGAAAGTGAAAGTCGGCACCGACCGCGACGGGGAAATCGTCGGGGCGATTCGAGACGAGGCTCCCAACGCGACGATTCGCGTCGATGCGAATCAGGCGTGGAGTCCCCGAGAAGCAGTACGCAAAATCGAGGTACTCGCGGAGTACGACGTGGAGTTCGTCGAACAACCGATTCCAGCCGAAAATCCCGACGGGATGCGATTCGTCCGCGAACGCTCCGCCCTACCGATTGCGGCGGACGAATCCTGTATCACACTGGAAGATATTCCGCGAATCGCCGGACAAGCGGACATCGCCAATCTGAAACTAATGAAATGCGGTGGGCTTCGGGAGGCAATGCGGATGATTCACACCGCGAAAGCGCACGGGATGGAAGTCATGCTCGGCTGTATGATAGAGAGCAACGCGAGCATTGCGGCGGCGTGCCACCTCGCACCGCTGCTCGACTACGCGGATTTGGATGGCTCGCTTCTGCTCGCCGAGGACGAGTACGAGGGCGTTCCGATGCCTGATGGCCGCATCTCTCTCGAAACCGGGCAACCCGGAACCGGCGTGCAAAAACAGTAA
- a CDS encoding DUF1611 domain-containing protein, which produces MQVAILAHEKFPGRAKTAVGILRYADYEVEAILDHDRPGERVSDHLPDVQDAPIVAGMDDVGDVDALIIGIAPIGGGFDDSWRDDIRTALSRGCDVISGLHYFLENDEEFARLAEENDCEIWDVRKPHDDLTVGQGIANEVDAEIVLTVGTDCSVGKMTVTLELLEAAEERGINAEFIPTGQTGIMIDGWGNPIDRVVSDFTAGAVEEMILERGNDYDYLFVEGQGSIVHPAYSAVTCGILHGSMANKLVLCHEAGKEVIHSYESFSLPSIEEYVSLYENLARPVQEAEIVAGALNTSGIEGDESARDAVESYESELGRPATDLVRFDADDVLEAIL; this is translated from the coding sequence ATGCAGGTGGCCATACTCGCTCACGAGAAGTTCCCCGGGCGTGCGAAAACCGCGGTCGGAATCCTTCGCTACGCCGACTACGAAGTCGAGGCGATTCTCGACCACGACCGACCCGGCGAGCGCGTGAGCGACCATTTACCGGACGTACAGGACGCCCCCATCGTCGCCGGAATGGACGACGTTGGCGACGTGGACGCGCTGATTATCGGCATCGCACCCATCGGCGGCGGATTCGACGACTCGTGGCGCGATGACATTCGAACTGCGCTCTCTCGCGGGTGTGACGTGATTTCCGGACTCCACTACTTCCTCGAAAACGACGAGGAGTTCGCCCGACTTGCGGAAGAGAACGATTGTGAGATTTGGGACGTACGCAAACCGCACGACGACCTGACGGTCGGCCAAGGGATTGCGAACGAAGTGGACGCGGAAATCGTGCTGACGGTCGGCACCGACTGCTCGGTTGGGAAGATGACCGTGACGCTCGAACTGCTCGAAGCGGCGGAAGAGCGCGGAATCAACGCCGAATTCATCCCGACCGGACAGACCGGAATCATGATTGACGGCTGGGGCAACCCGATCGACCGCGTGGTCAGCGACTTCACCGCCGGGGCGGTCGAGGAGATGATTCTGGAGCGCGGCAACGACTACGACTACCTGTTCGTGGAAGGACAGGGAAGCATCGTCCATCCCGCCTACTCCGCCGTAACCTGCGGCATTCTCCACGGGTCGATGGCCAACAAACTCGTGCTTTGTCACGAAGCAGGAAAAGAAGTCATCCACAGCTACGAATCGTTCTCGCTCCCGTCCATCGAGGAGTACGTCTCGCTGTACGAGAATCTCGCCAGACCAGTTCAAGAGGCCGAAATCGTCGCGGGCGCGCTCAACACCTCCGGAATCGAGGGAGATGAATCTGCCCGGGATGCGGTCGAATCCTACGAATCCGAACTCGGCAGACCCGCGACAGACCTCGTTCGCTTCGACGCCGACGACGTGCTGGAGGCGATTCTATGA
- a CDS encoding homoserine kinase, protein MVTVRAPATSANLGSGFDVFGLALERPADVVRVERAEETTIEVTGVGQQYIPENPAKNTAGVVAEELDAPAHIEIDKGVRPSSGLGSSAASAAAAAVALNELYDCGCTPTELVRVAAEGEAAVSGEAHADNVAPAILGGFTIVTDEDVTQVDASIPVVACLPEIVVSTRDARQVVPQSVEIDELVGTVGDAATLTAGMFRDDPELVGKGLRNNSLTGARESLIKGFDAVRESALSAGATGVAVSGAGPSVLAVCREGGQSSVASAMLDAFLDADVEARAYPTSVGSGATIL, encoded by the coding sequence ATGGTCACTGTGCGGGCACCCGCGACAAGCGCCAACCTCGGAAGCGGCTTCGACGTGTTCGGACTGGCGCTGGAGCGACCCGCAGACGTCGTCCGGGTCGAGCGCGCCGAGGAGACGACGATTGAAGTAACAGGCGTTGGACAGCAGTACATTCCGGAGAATCCGGCGAAAAATACCGCGGGCGTCGTCGCCGAGGAACTTGACGCACCCGCGCACATCGAAATAGACAAAGGGGTTCGTCCATCGTCCGGACTGGGTTCGTCCGCCGCGAGCGCCGCCGCCGCCGCAGTCGCGCTGAACGAACTCTACGACTGCGGATGCACGCCCACTGAATTGGTTCGCGTTGCCGCGGAGGGCGAGGCCGCCGTTTCCGGCGAAGCCCACGCGGACAACGTCGCACCCGCAATTCTCGGCGGGTTTACCATCGTTACCGACGAGGACGTGACGCAGGTCGATGCGTCGATTCCAGTCGTCGCCTGTCTCCCAGAAATCGTCGTTTCGACGCGAGATGCTCGGCAGGTCGTCCCCCAATCCGTCGAAATCGACGAACTCGTGGGAACCGTGGGCGACGCCGCGACGCTCACCGCGGGGATGTTTCGCGACGACCCCGAACTCGTCGGGAAGGGTCTGCGCAACAACTCCCTCACGGGGGCACGCGAATCGCTCATCAAGGGATTCGACGCGGTGCGGGAGTCCGCACTTTCCGCGGGTGCGACCGGCGTCGCGGTCAGTGGTGCAGGTCCGAGCGTCCTCGCCGTCTGCCGCGAGGGGGGACAGAGTTCGGTCGCAAGTGCAATGCTTGATGCCTTTTTAGACGCGGACGTCGAAGCGCGGGCCTACCCAACGTCGGTCGGCAGCGGTGCGACGATTTTGTGA
- a CDS encoding Vms1/Ankzf1 family peptidyl-tRNA hydrolase, with translation MLDELLGRAELKERIDALEEEKHHLERQRDAEKERRAKAVTERQQAEERVNHLEDRIEELEDRVKRLQGDDDDLDFRGVETLRGKRLDSVLSRLSSVEAAPEGALTAMVDGDLPKEVRESFDDHAPLVSRAVPGVVVTDDAGLVSGVLAPPNPPESFVAWGDSFEFETDWFRPEGKFALALVRSDLFAIGEYDGRERRSVSGFESDVKSDHSKGGFSQGRFERRRDAQIDEHLERCREEIENREAKALYVVGQRTLLPEFRQEARMTKPVDATGDPEDALEDAFRELWTTRLYRI, from the coding sequence ATGTTGGACGAGTTGCTCGGGCGCGCGGAGTTGAAAGAACGGATCGACGCGCTCGAAGAAGAGAAACACCATCTCGAACGACAACGGGACGCAGAAAAAGAGCGCCGAGCGAAAGCGGTCACCGAGCGACAACAGGCGGAGGAGCGAGTCAACCACCTCGAAGACAGAATCGAGGAACTGGAAGACCGCGTCAAACGATTACAGGGCGACGACGACGATCTCGATTTTCGCGGCGTCGAAACCCTTCGCGGAAAGCGACTCGATTCGGTTCTCTCCCGACTCAGTTCGGTCGAGGCGGCACCGGAAGGCGCGCTGACGGCCATGGTCGATGGCGACCTTCCCAAAGAGGTTCGGGAGTCGTTCGATGACCATGCACCACTCGTTTCTCGTGCGGTTCCCGGCGTTGTCGTGACCGACGACGCCGGACTCGTCAGTGGCGTCCTCGCCCCGCCGAATCCCCCGGAATCGTTCGTGGCATGGGGCGACAGCTTCGAGTTCGAAACCGACTGGTTCCGACCGGAAGGCAAATTCGCGCTGGCACTCGTTCGTTCCGACCTGTTCGCCATCGGCGAGTATGACGGGCGCGAACGGCGGTCGGTTTCGGGCTTCGAAAGCGACGTGAAAAGCGACCACTCGAAAGGCGGGTTTTCACAAGGACGATTCGAGCGCAGACGGGACGCCCAGATAGACGAGCATCTGGAACGCTGTCGGGAGGAAATAGAAAACCGGGAGGCAAAGGCGTTGTACGTCGTCGGCCAGCGAACACTGCTTCCGGAATTTCGACAGGAAGCTCGGATGACGAAACCGGTCGATGCGACTGGCGACCCGGAGGATGCACTGGAAGATGCGTTTCGGGAACTGTGGACGACGCGCCTGTATCGGATTTAG
- a CDS encoding DUF5815 family protein → MAEPRVPGGKGARLDLPCGESVAVHELDMGMREYDCDCGDSHAVVMDIHPPSRFVPEFLVDILRETVETTDDAGEFGTLHIMGVVLEEFPSEVVAEDMMENPEVGYGMVWVTDFDSRRLHEIVVELIVELMEHAVSHAEDEDAMSKFEADMLNFDVAEFVDQYRKERDFTGPHDRPA, encoded by the coding sequence ATGGCAGAACCGCGCGTACCGGGAGGCAAGGGTGCGAGGCTCGACCTCCCATGTGGCGAGTCGGTGGCCGTCCACGAACTCGACATGGGAATGCGCGAGTACGACTGCGACTGCGGCGACTCCCACGCAGTCGTAATGGACATCCACCCGCCCTCACGATTCGTTCCGGAATTTCTCGTGGACATCCTCCGCGAAACCGTCGAAACGACGGACGATGCCGGGGAGTTCGGAACCCTGCACATCATGGGTGTCGTACTGGAGGAGTTCCCGAGCGAGGTCGTCGCCGAGGACATGATGGAAAACCCCGAGGTCGGTTACGGAATGGTGTGGGTCACCGATTTCGATTCCCGACGACTCCACGAAATCGTCGTGGAACTCATCGTGGAACTGATGGAACACGCCGTCAGCCACGCCGAGGACGAGGACGCGATGAGCAAGTTCGAGGCCGATATGCTCAACTTCGACGTAGCTGAGTTCGTAGACCAGTACCGAAAAGAGCGAGATTTCACCGGACCGCACGACCGTCCTGCGTAA